Proteins from a genomic interval of Poecile atricapillus isolate bPoeAtr1 chromosome 1, bPoeAtr1.hap1, whole genome shotgun sequence:
- the SOCS4 gene encoding suppressor of cytokine signaling 4, with amino-acid sequence MAENKDSSAKNADVRPKSSRSRSADRKDGYVWSGKKLSWSKKSEHCPDVETANAAGRSGTNLRSQERKYSCSSIELDLDRSCGHRFLGRSLKQKLQDAVGQCFPIKNCSSRHASGLPSKRKIHISELMLDKCPFPPRSELAFRWHLIKRHTAPISPKAEEWIIADLSQHEEREDQLRDEDIANGGMDSPSPSCDFTDSSSSRGEPRPELVTGKVARSSRDESDMDSDDEVITLCTSSRKRNKPKWETDDELLRMETPPKYHTQIDYVHCLVPDLLQINNNPCYWGVMDKYAAEALLEGKPEGTFLLRDSAQEDYLFSVSFRRYSRSLHARIEQWNHNFSFDAHDPCVFHSPDITGLLEHYKDPSSCMFFEPLLSTPLNRTFPFSLQHICRTVICNCTTYDGIDALPIPPSVKLYLKEYHYKSKVRVLRIDVPEQQS; translated from the coding sequence ATGGCAGAAAACAAGGACAGCAGTGCGAAAAACGCGGATGTGAGGCCCAAAAGCAGCCGGAGCAGAAGCGCAGACAGAAAGGATGGATATGTCTGGAGTGGGAAGAAACTCTCCTGGTCCAAGAAAAGTGAGCACTGTCCTGATGTTGAAACAGCAAATGCTGCAGGAAGGTCGGGGACTAATTTAAGGAGCCAAGAGAGGAAGTACAGCTGCTCATCCATCGAGCTGGATCTAGACCGGTCCTGTGGCCACAGGTTTTTGGGCCGGTCTCTCAAACAGAAGCTGCAGGATGCTGTGGGTCAGTGCTTTCCCATAAAGAACTGCAGCAGCCGGCACGCCTCCGGTCTGCCATCCAAAAGGAAAATCCATATCAGCGAGCTGATGCTGGATAAGTGTCCTTTCCCTCCGCGCTCGGAGCTGGCTTTCCGCTGGCACTTGATCAAAAGGCACACGGCCCCTATAAGTCCAAAGGCAGAAGAGTGGATAATTGCTGATTTATCCCAGCACGAGGAAAGGGAGGATCAGCTGCGAGATGAGGACATTGCCAACGGGGGAATGGACTCTCCCTCCCCGTCCTGTGACTTCACGGACAGCAGTTCCTCTCGGGGTGAGCCGAGGCCTGAGCTGGTGACAGGTAAGGTGGCAAGGAGCAGTAGAGATGAGAGCGACATGGACTCCGATGATGAAGTCATAACTCTGTGCACAAGTTCTCGAAAACGAAACAAGCCCAAGTGGGAAACGGATGACGAGCTGCTACGGATGGAAACGCCCCCGAAATATCACACCCAGATCGATTATGTCCATTGCCTAGTGCCAGACCTCCTCCAGATCAACAACAATCCCTGCTACTGGGGAGTCATGGATAAATACGCAGCTGAGGCGCTGCTGGAAGGAAAGCCAGAGGGAACGTTTCTGTTGAGAGACTCTGCCCAGGAGGACTATTTGTTCTCCGTGAGCTTCAGGCGCTACAGTCGCTCCCTCCACGCCCGGATAGAGCAGTGGAATCACAACTTCAGCTTTGATGCCCATGATCCCTGTGTCTTCCATTCTCCTGACATCACGGGACTCCTAGAACACTACAAAGATCCGAGTTCCTGTATGTTCTTTGAACCACTTTTATCCACTCCCCTGAACAGGacctttcccttctctctccagCATATATGTAGAACAGTCATTTGCAACTGTACAACTTACGATGGTATCGATGCACTTCCCATTCCTCCCTCGGTGAAGCTGTATCTGAAGGAATATCATTATAAGTCAAAAGTTAGAGTGCTCAGGATTGATGTACCAGAGCAGCAAagctag